In Tautonia rosea, a single window of DNA contains:
- a CDS encoding aldo/keto reductase, with protein MEQDLTHSTDRRTFLQAGALASAAVVGSTSGTRSQEVAAPAEAAIPRRKLGNTGVEVTILDQGAIRGPSYDRLLRFAFASGIRMFDTARVYGTEGNLKRWFEQAPEVRKEIFLVTKDTPRSPKDLIDQLDRRLEALGTDFIDLFFIHGLGDDHSLDDAINMVSSQEFKETAETIRKSGKARFVGFSTHHKDRPQILQAAAKAGLVDAIMLQYRPWLDQDTPLNRALDACWEKGIGLISMKQIAGQLYGDAPQGNILDDVVQRVPVLKERNLTPFQGLLHAIWSDERISSICCSMRNTEQIRENVDAAHRFEPLETADINRLRDATLAHGPTLCANCDGRCSLAAGTRAALGDLTRFLTYSRHLGDRFEARRQYARLSSEARDWSDADLAAAQAACPEHLDFARLLPEIERHLA; from the coding sequence ATGGAACAGGACCTCACTCACTCCACCGACCGTCGGACCTTCCTCCAGGCGGGTGCCCTGGCATCTGCCGCAGTGGTGGGCTCCACCTCGGGAACACGATCTCAAGAGGTGGCAGCCCCTGCAGAGGCAGCAATTCCTCGACGTAAGCTTGGGAATACAGGGGTCGAGGTTACCATCCTCGACCAGGGAGCAATCCGAGGTCCCAGCTACGATCGTCTTCTTCGTTTCGCCTTCGCCAGTGGTATTCGCATGTTCGACACAGCTCGGGTATATGGAACCGAAGGAAACTTAAAACGCTGGTTCGAACAAGCTCCGGAAGTGCGCAAGGAGATCTTCCTCGTTACCAAGGATACGCCCCGTTCTCCGAAGGATCTGATTGACCAGCTTGACCGTCGACTTGAGGCGCTTGGGACCGACTTCATCGATCTCTTTTTTATCCACGGCCTGGGAGATGATCACTCGCTCGATGACGCCATCAACATGGTTTCCAGTCAGGAATTCAAGGAAACCGCCGAGACGATCCGTAAGTCCGGGAAAGCCCGATTCGTTGGCTTCTCCACCCACCACAAGGACCGTCCTCAGATCCTGCAGGCTGCCGCCAAGGCCGGACTCGTCGATGCAATTATGTTGCAGTACCGTCCCTGGCTCGATCAGGATACTCCGTTAAACCGAGCCCTCGACGCTTGCTGGGAGAAAGGAATCGGCCTGATCTCGATGAAGCAGATTGCCGGTCAACTCTACGGCGATGCGCCGCAAGGCAACATCCTTGATGATGTCGTTCAGCGTGTTCCCGTCCTCAAAGAGCGAAACCTCACGCCCTTCCAGGGACTCCTGCACGCGATCTGGAGTGATGAACGCATCAGCAGTATTTGTTGCTCAATGCGCAATACGGAGCAAATCCGCGAAAATGTGGATGCGGCCCACCGCTTCGAACCGCTCGAAACCGCCGACATCAACCGCTTGCGAGACGCGACCCTTGCTCATGGTCCGACGCTCTGCGCGAACTGTGACGGCCGATGCTCTCTTGCCGCCGGCACCCGGGCTGCTCTGGGCGATTTGACCCGCTTCCTCACCTATTCACGGCACCTTGGAGACCGCTTCGAAGCTCGTCGCCAGTATGCCCGTCTCTCCTCGGAAGCCCGAGACTGGTCCGACGCCGACCTCGCTGCCGCCCAGGCCGCCTGCCCGGAACATCTCGACTTTGCCCGCCTACTCCCTGAAATCGAACGGCACCTGGCCTGA
- a CDS encoding bifunctional 2-methylcitrate synthase/citrate synthase, translated as MNGDTFRAKKGLEGVIFDETAISEVIPERQTLLYRGYPVADLAEHCRFEEVAYLLLHGELPDTTAIKVFTEFERHHRAIDEGTLAVLRSAPAGHHPMDSLRTAVSFLSMTEPFSGAEDPPGLLRKSILFYAKLPTIVAADYRIRQGKNPIPPQSDLSAAENFFLMCFEQVPHPDLVKALDASLTLYAEHGFNASSFTARVVASSLSDLGSAITAAIGSLKGPLHGGANEAVMEMLAEIGTPDRARDWVLKALAERRKIMGFGHRVYRLGDSRVPTMKIYRDRVAEATGDSRWIAISHIVEQTVHDEKGIPANLDFPAGPTYALLGFDIPMFTPIFAMARVTGWCAHVMEQLSGNRIVRPLSTYIGPEERRVIPLEHRSS; from the coding sequence ATGAACGGTGACACGTTCCGGGCGAAGAAGGGACTTGAGGGAGTTATCTTTGACGAAACGGCGATCTCGGAGGTGATTCCCGAACGACAAACCTTGCTCTATCGGGGTTATCCCGTCGCGGATCTTGCCGAGCACTGTCGTTTCGAGGAAGTTGCTTACCTGCTGCTGCACGGTGAGCTTCCTGACACAACAGCGATCAAAGTCTTTACCGAGTTCGAACGTCATCATCGAGCGATTGACGAGGGAACACTCGCAGTCTTGCGATCGGCCCCAGCAGGTCATCATCCGATGGACTCGCTGCGAACCGCAGTGAGTTTCTTGAGCATGACGGAACCATTCTCGGGCGCGGAGGATCCCCCGGGGTTACTCCGAAAATCGATTCTCTTTTATGCGAAGCTTCCCACAATCGTTGCGGCCGATTACCGCATTCGTCAGGGCAAGAACCCGATTCCACCCCAATCAGATCTGTCCGCAGCCGAGAATTTCTTCTTGATGTGCTTCGAACAGGTTCCCCATCCGGACCTTGTCAAGGCACTCGACGCCTCCTTGACGCTTTATGCCGAGCACGGCTTCAACGCGTCAAGCTTTACGGCCCGAGTGGTTGCCTCCTCGCTGTCCGATCTCGGATCCGCGATCACCGCAGCAATCGGATCGCTGAAGGGCCCCTTACACGGTGGAGCCAATGAAGCGGTGATGGAGATGCTCGCCGAGATTGGAACCCCGGATCGGGCTCGAGACTGGGTCCTCAAGGCCCTTGCCGAACGTCGCAAAATCATGGGGTTTGGCCATCGAGTCTACCGCCTTGGCGACTCCCGGGTCCCCACCATGAAGATCTACCGCGACCGAGTCGCGGAGGCCACGGGCGATTCACGATGGATCGCGATCTCCCACATTGTCGAACAGACCGTTCACGACGAGAAAGGAATCCCCGCGAACCTTGATTTCCCTGCCGGTCCGACCTACGCTTTGCTCGGTTTTGACATTCCAATGTTTACACCCATTTTTGCGATGGCCCGTGTCACCGGGTGGTGCGCCCACGTCATGGAACAGCTCTCGGGGAATCGGATTGTACGCCCCTTGAGCACGTACATCGGTCCGGAAGAACGCCGGGTGATTCCCCTGGAGCACCGATCCTCCTGA
- the prpB gene encoding methylisocitrate lyase, whose translation MLHAHQTPAQKRETLRHSLEQGDLLRFPGAFSPLVALMIERLGFEGIYLSGAVLAADLGLPDIGLTTLSEVSARSHTIARVTNLPAIVDIDTGFGEPLNTARTIQVLEDLGLSGCHLEDQRNPKRCGHLDYKQLVSPDEMVQKIRAAAEARRDPNFLLIARTDARASEGLDGAIERAQHYLDSGADAIFPEALMNRKEFEHFRKAIDAPLIANMTEFGKSELLDIKTLRNLGYNIVLYPVTPLRLAMHAVESGLRLVAEHGTQRELLDVMQSRSELYNLLDYESYTRFDRDLFNFSLPRDEQAG comes from the coding sequence ATGCTCCACGCCCATCAGACTCCCGCTCAAAAACGGGAAACGCTTCGGCATTCGCTCGAGCAAGGTGATCTCCTCCGCTTTCCTGGAGCGTTCTCCCCGCTCGTGGCCCTGATGATCGAGAGACTCGGCTTCGAGGGAATCTATCTTTCCGGCGCGGTGCTCGCTGCCGACCTTGGCTTGCCGGATATCGGTCTGACCACTCTGAGCGAGGTTTCCGCCCGCAGTCATACAATCGCCCGAGTCACAAACCTTCCAGCGATTGTCGATATTGACACCGGCTTTGGGGAACCGTTGAACACAGCGCGAACCATTCAGGTTCTCGAAGATCTTGGTTTGAGCGGTTGTCATCTCGAAGACCAGCGCAATCCGAAGCGTTGCGGTCACCTCGACTACAAACAGCTCGTTTCTCCCGATGAAATGGTTCAGAAAATCCGAGCTGCGGCCGAGGCGCGTCGTGATCCCAATTTCCTCTTGATCGCTCGTACCGACGCCCGAGCCTCTGAAGGGCTCGACGGCGCCATTGAGCGAGCCCAGCACTACCTGGACTCCGGAGCTGATGCCATCTTCCCTGAAGCTCTCATGAATCGGAAAGAATTTGAGCACTTCCGGAAGGCAATCGACGCCCCATTGATTGCGAACATGACCGAATTCGGAAAATCCGAACTTCTCGACATCAAAACACTCCGAAATCTCGGCTACAATATCGTGCTCTATCCGGTGACTCCGCTTCGACTCGCGATGCACGCAGTCGAGTCCGGACTACGTCTGGTTGCCGAACACGGAACTCAACGCGAGTTACTTGACGTGATGCAGTCCCGGAGCGAGCTCTACAACCTCCTTGACTACGAATCGTATACGAGGTTTGACCGTGATCTTTTCAATTTTTCACTCCCAAGGGATGAACAGGCAGGCTGA
- a CDS encoding MmgE/PrpD family protein translates to MHAIRVRVYPSSQTPDRSEQLAWNLARAAATTPPPDEEVVDMVINRLIDNAGVACAALARKPVITARHQAMAHPRPLGATIFGLPRNARVHAEWAAWANGTAVRELDMHDTFLAADYAHPADSIPPLLAVAQQCDRTGADLLRGIVASYEVHVALVKAICLHEHKVDHIAHLGPAQVAGIGAMLGLDCEVIYQAIQQVVHVCVTSRQSRKGEISSWKAYAPAHAGKLAIEAVDRCMRGETSPSPIYEGEDSVIARFLNGPDAEYCLALPDNDEPRRAILETYTKEHSAEYQAQALIDLAFELRTQIPDLEGIESIRIFTSHHTHFVIGTGSGDPQKFDPSASRETLDHSLMYIFAVAMEDGRWHHVDSYLPERAARPETVRLWRTIATVEDPTWTARYHDPDPNRKAFGARVEIRMKDGQLYSEQLEVAHAHSRGRRPFSRDGYLEKYRRLTQDIVDSNESERFLNACLQLEDLTPGELDQLSIEVPADRLGTASDSQKGIF, encoded by the coding sequence ATGCACGCGATTCGAGTTCGAGTTTACCCTTCCTCCCAGACTCCTGACCGATCAGAGCAACTTGCCTGGAACCTTGCTCGTGCAGCTGCCACAACTCCCCCACCGGATGAAGAGGTGGTGGACATGGTCATCAATCGCCTGATCGATAATGCAGGGGTTGCCTGTGCGGCCCTCGCTCGAAAACCGGTGATCACCGCCCGACACCAGGCGATGGCCCACCCTCGACCCCTGGGAGCCACCATATTCGGGCTTCCCCGAAATGCAAGAGTTCATGCCGAATGGGCCGCCTGGGCCAATGGTACCGCCGTCCGCGAACTGGACATGCACGACACGTTTCTCGCGGCCGATTATGCCCACCCGGCAGATTCGATTCCTCCACTCCTCGCTGTGGCCCAGCAATGCGACCGAACAGGTGCGGACCTGCTTCGCGGAATTGTGGCGAGCTACGAAGTCCATGTTGCACTGGTCAAGGCTATCTGCTTGCACGAGCACAAGGTTGATCATATCGCCCATCTCGGCCCCGCACAGGTTGCCGGAATCGGGGCGATGCTCGGCCTTGATTGCGAGGTGATCTACCAGGCCATTCAGCAAGTCGTTCACGTCTGTGTGACCTCTCGACAGTCTCGAAAGGGAGAGATCTCCTCCTGGAAGGCCTACGCACCTGCGCACGCAGGGAAGCTCGCCATTGAAGCGGTTGATCGCTGCATGAGAGGAGAAACCAGCCCCTCGCCGATCTATGAGGGCGAGGATAGTGTTATCGCCCGCTTCCTCAATGGTCCCGACGCCGAATACTGTCTCGCTCTTCCCGACAACGACGAACCGCGCCGGGCGATCCTGGAGACGTACACAAAAGAGCATTCGGCTGAGTATCAGGCACAGGCCCTGATCGACCTCGCGTTTGAGTTGCGAACACAAATCCCGGATCTCGAAGGAATCGAGTCAATTCGGATCTTCACAAGCCATCATACACACTTCGTGATTGGGACTGGATCGGGAGACCCCCAGAAGTTCGATCCCTCCGCCTCGCGCGAAACGCTTGACCATAGCCTGATGTACATTTTCGCAGTTGCGATGGAAGACGGTCGTTGGCATCACGTCGACAGCTATCTTCCTGAGCGAGCAGCCCGGCCAGAAACCGTCCGGCTCTGGAGAACGATTGCGACGGTGGAAGATCCGACCTGGACGGCTCGATACCATGATCCCGATCCAAATCGCAAGGCCTTTGGCGCTCGGGTCGAGATCCGAATGAAGGATGGTCAGTTGTATTCTGAACAACTCGAAGTCGCCCACGCCCATTCGCGAGGTCGTCGCCCCTTTTCGCGAGACGGTTATCTTGAGAAGTACCGACGACTGACTCAGGACATCGTGGATTCGAACGAATCTGAACGATTTCTCAATGCCTGTCTTCAGCTCGAAGACCTCACACCTGGCGAGCTTGACCAACTTTCGATCGAAGTCCCTGCCGATCGCCTCGGAACCGCGAGCGACTCTCAGAAAGGGATTTTCTGA
- a CDS encoding alkaline phosphatase D family protein produces the protein MLDLRHLRNAAQSEGGVSRRLFLSYSSALAAVPLLGTRVEGRVLRRVSFDRDPFTVGVASGDPDANGVVLWTRLAPDPLTPDGGMSRDLIEVQWEVATDDAMQTIVQRGTTIATPQLAHSVHVEVDGLDSDRWYWYRFRVGEAESPIGRTRTMPELMDLPDQLRFAFASCQHYESGLYTAYEHMANDDLDLVFHLGDYIYEGAGRDGQVRKHEGPEIQSLADYRIRHAQYKSDPMLKAMHQACPWVVTWDDHEFDNNCAADISEEAGVDPVEFLFRRANAYQAYYEMMPLRRRSLPQGPHMQLFRTVTFGRLANFQVLDTRQYRSDQPNNDRPSPLNEAALDRRNTLLGDHQYGWLQSSLLESGSIWNVLAQQVMMAMVGFPTDDGQIVHSMDQWPGYAHERMALMRFLQDRNVPNPVVLTGDIHSNWANDLRVDDREDDTPIVASEFVCTSISSGGNGRATIPNLEERLAMNPAVRFFNAQRGYVRCTVTPQSWQSDYQVVEEVTKPGAPAVTKGSFVVEAGKPGIEQS, from the coding sequence ATGCTCGATTTGAGACATCTCCGGAACGCGGCTCAATCCGAAGGTGGCGTGTCGCGTCGACTTTTCCTGTCCTACTCTTCGGCCCTCGCTGCGGTACCGCTGTTGGGTACCCGTGTCGAGGGGCGAGTGCTTCGACGAGTCTCGTTTGATCGCGACCCGTTCACCGTGGGTGTGGCTTCGGGTGATCCTGATGCGAATGGTGTGGTTCTCTGGACGCGGCTGGCGCCCGATCCTCTGACACCGGACGGTGGGATGTCTCGCGATCTGATTGAAGTGCAGTGGGAGGTCGCGACGGACGATGCCATGCAAACGATTGTGCAGCGCGGCACGACTATCGCCACGCCACAACTCGCACATTCGGTGCATGTTGAGGTTGATGGGCTCGACTCGGACCGTTGGTACTGGTATCGCTTCCGAGTGGGTGAAGCTGAGAGCCCGATCGGTCGGACACGAACGATGCCAGAGCTGATGGACCTGCCCGACCAGTTACGATTTGCCTTTGCCTCCTGTCAGCATTATGAGTCGGGGCTGTACACGGCGTACGAACATATGGCAAACGACGATCTCGATCTCGTTTTCCATCTTGGTGATTATATCTATGAAGGGGCTGGTCGTGATGGGCAGGTTCGGAAGCATGAGGGTCCGGAGATCCAGTCCCTCGCTGATTATCGAATCCGCCATGCGCAGTACAAGTCGGACCCAATGCTGAAAGCCATGCACCAGGCTTGTCCCTGGGTCGTCACCTGGGACGACCATGAGTTTGACAACAATTGCGCTGCCGACATCTCGGAAGAAGCTGGGGTAGACCCGGTTGAGTTTCTGTTCAGACGAGCGAACGCCTATCAAGCGTATTATGAAATGATGCCGCTTCGCCGCCGCTCGTTACCTCAAGGCCCGCACATGCAACTGTTTCGAACAGTTACCTTTGGGAGGCTCGCGAATTTCCAGGTACTCGACACTCGTCAGTATCGTTCGGACCAGCCGAACAACGACCGACCCAGTCCTTTAAACGAGGCAGCACTGGATCGTCGAAACACCTTGCTGGGGGATCACCAGTACGGCTGGCTTCAGTCTTCCCTGCTCGAATCAGGATCAATCTGGAATGTGCTGGCGCAGCAGGTGATGATGGCGATGGTCGGATTCCCGACCGACGACGGTCAGATCGTTCACTCGATGGATCAGTGGCCCGGGTATGCGCACGAACGCATGGCCCTCATGCGATTCCTTCAAGATCGCAACGTTCCCAATCCTGTTGTGCTCACAGGCGACATCCACTCGAACTGGGCCAACGATCTTCGAGTCGATGATCGTGAAGACGATACCCCGATCGTGGCGAGTGAGTTTGTGTGCACCTCGATCTCAAGCGGCGGAAATGGCCGAGCGACCATTCCGAATCTGGAAGAACGACTTGCCATGAACCCTGCGGTGCGATTCTTCAATGCCCAGCGCGGCTATGTTCGATGCACCGTGACTCCTCAGTCCTGGCAAAGTGACTACCAGGTTGTCGAGGAAGTGACCAAGCCCGGAGCTCCGGCAGTGACAAAGGGCTCATTCGTCGTCGAGGCTGGCAAGCCTGGAATTGAGCAATCCTGA
- a CDS encoding NIPSNAP family protein, whose protein sequence is MTRFMILTSCTLAAINLGLCSATAEEDPVMTFQLRSYTTAPEKLEVLVERFQRVNLPLFERHDITLIGAWTPHESDDGDERLVYLVGFPSMRAAELCWKNFATDPDWINAFEREKRIHGTVVSGVETVYLGPTDYSPALPGIGGRSAQSDTSNDQAKTSTDSVEEERLFELRRYLASPGKLNELNKRFREHTMELFSKHGMTNILYTMPIESDQGADTTLIYFLAHPSYPRALNAWESFRSDPIWNQVREASQPDGVPLAASVERWMLVPTEFSPLK, encoded by the coding sequence ATGACCCGCTTCATGATCCTGACCTCGTGCACGCTGGCAGCCATCAACCTGGGGCTTTGTTCCGCGACGGCAGAGGAAGACCCTGTGATGACTTTCCAACTTCGCTCGTACACCACAGCACCAGAGAAACTCGAGGTCCTGGTCGAGCGGTTCCAACGGGTCAACCTCCCCTTGTTCGAGCGACATGACATTACGCTCATTGGCGCCTGGACACCCCATGAATCGGACGACGGAGACGAGCGCCTCGTCTATCTTGTCGGTTTCCCGAGCATGCGGGCCGCGGAACTGTGCTGGAAGAACTTTGCAACCGATCCCGACTGGATCAACGCATTCGAGCGAGAGAAACGTATTCACGGCACGGTAGTTTCTGGTGTGGAAACCGTTTATCTCGGCCCGACTGACTATAGCCCGGCGCTTCCCGGGATTGGCGGACGTTCAGCACAGTCCGACACCTCGAATGATCAGGCGAAGACCTCGACTGACTCGGTCGAAGAGGAGAGACTGTTCGAGCTGAGACGTTATCTCGCAAGTCCCGGAAAGCTCAATGAGTTGAACAAAAGGTTTCGTGAACACACCATGGAATTGTTCTCGAAGCATGGCATGACCAACATCCTCTATACTATGCCGATCGAGAGCGACCAGGGGGCCGACACCACCTTGATCTATTTTCTCGCTCACCCAAGCTATCCCAGAGCGCTGAATGCCTGGGAGTCATTCCGCAGTGACCCGATCTGGAATCAGGTTCGCGAGGCAAGCCAACCCGATGGAGTACCGCTCGCCGCCTCGGTCGAGCGTTGGATGCTCGTTCCCACTGAGTTTAGCCCCTTGAAGTGA
- a CDS encoding UDP-glucose dehydrogenase family protein, translated as MKIAVIGTGYVGLVQGTCLADSGNDVVCVDKVEEKIIGLRQGRIPIYEPGLSELVHRNFKDGRLKFTTSLAEGIADAELIFIAVGTPQGDDGGANLGGVWAVGEEIARHLSADDESKTIVIKSTVPVGTNAELARRMSQLTDVPFHVASNPEFLKEGAAIEDFTKPDRVVIGVRNPEVAEKLHELYAPFLRTDRPFLVMSPESAEMTKYVANCMLAVKISFINEMANLCEAYQADINDVRRGIGHDQRIGFHFLHPGVGYGGSCFPKDVRAMVHMARSKEMPSLMMEAVDLVNEAQKTVLPRKVTEYFGGVEGLKGKTIAVWGLAFKPKTDDIREAPALVLIDAMLAAGASVRAHDPEAMPNVQEIYGDRVTFCERPYDCLNQADALAIVTEWNEFRNPDFEIMHRLLRNPVVFDGRNLYDPERMTEHGFTYYGIGRS; from the coding sequence GTGAAGATCGCCGTCATCGGCACCGGATACGTCGGACTGGTTCAGGGTACTTGCCTGGCCGACAGTGGCAACGACGTGGTCTGTGTTGACAAGGTTGAAGAAAAGATCATTGGCTTGCGCCAGGGTCGAATCCCGATTTACGAGCCGGGCTTAAGTGAGCTGGTTCATCGGAATTTCAAGGATGGTCGCCTGAAATTCACGACCAGCCTGGCCGAAGGGATCGCTGACGCGGAACTGATCTTCATCGCCGTCGGTACCCCTCAGGGGGATGATGGCGGGGCGAACCTTGGCGGTGTCTGGGCTGTTGGAGAGGAAATCGCTCGCCATCTCTCAGCGGATGATGAATCCAAGACGATCGTGATTAAAAGTACGGTTCCGGTCGGAACGAATGCGGAGTTGGCCCGTCGAATGTCGCAGTTGACCGACGTTCCCTTTCACGTCGCGAGCAACCCTGAATTCTTGAAGGAAGGAGCTGCAATCGAGGATTTCACCAAGCCCGACCGTGTCGTGATTGGTGTTCGGAACCCCGAAGTTGCCGAAAAACTTCATGAACTGTATGCACCTTTCTTGAGAACAGACCGGCCGTTTCTGGTCATGTCTCCCGAATCGGCAGAAATGACCAAGTACGTGGCCAACTGCATGCTGGCTGTGAAAATCAGCTTTATCAACGAAATGGCGAACCTCTGCGAAGCCTATCAGGCCGACATCAACGACGTGCGCCGAGGAATCGGCCACGATCAACGAATTGGGTTTCACTTCCTTCACCCAGGGGTGGGTTACGGTGGCAGTTGCTTCCCGAAAGACGTTCGAGCGATGGTGCACATGGCCCGTTCGAAGGAGATGCCCAGTCTCATGATGGAAGCGGTGGATCTGGTCAATGAAGCACAAAAGACCGTCCTGCCTCGCAAGGTGACGGAGTATTTTGGGGGTGTGGAAGGACTGAAAGGGAAAACGATTGCCGTCTGGGGACTGGCCTTCAAACCAAAGACCGACGACATTCGCGAAGCCCCCGCCCTGGTGCTCATTGACGCAATGCTCGCGGCCGGGGCCTCGGTTCGTGCTCACGACCCGGAGGCGATGCCCAACGTCCAAGAGATTTACGGCGACAGGGTGACCTTCTGTGAACGCCCCTACGATTGCCTCAATCAGGCTGATGCCCTGGCAATCGTGACCGAATGGAACGAGTTTCGAAATCCAGACTTCGAGATCATGCACCGTTTGCTACGAAATCCTGTCGTCTTTGACGGACGCAACCTGTACGACCCAGAACGCATGACCGAACATGGATTCACATATTACGGCATCGGCCGATCCTAA
- a CDS encoding precorrin-2 dehydrogenase/sirohydrochlorin ferrochelatase family protein, producing the protein MSGYPMVFHLDGRLAVVVGLGTVGRRKTLGLLEAGARVRGIDPVGWGAEPPENLLIVEESYRHEHLQGAVLVFAAASPEVNTQVVCDAHRQGVFVNSASEPTSGDFSVPATWRSGPILLSISTSGAGPALARTLLDRASDAIGPSAMDHATLLVELRPLVLKRIRKESTRQSLLRAWADLRWLDVWETGGREVVRAELLKMLERVATEE; encoded by the coding sequence ATGTCCGGATATCCCATGGTCTTCCATCTCGACGGACGCCTGGCTGTGGTGGTGGGGCTCGGGACGGTCGGACGACGAAAGACCCTGGGACTGTTGGAGGCAGGAGCGAGAGTCAGAGGGATCGATCCGGTGGGATGGGGTGCAGAGCCTCCTGAGAACTTATTGATCGTGGAAGAATCCTATCGACACGAGCATCTCCAAGGCGCGGTTCTGGTCTTTGCGGCTGCCAGTCCAGAAGTCAACACCCAGGTTGTGTGTGACGCGCATCGCCAGGGAGTGTTCGTCAATTCGGCAAGCGAACCCACTTCGGGAGACTTCTCAGTGCCGGCGACCTGGCGATCGGGTCCCATTCTCCTGAGTATTTCGACCTCTGGAGCTGGTCCGGCACTGGCACGAACCCTCCTCGATCGGGCATCAGACGCGATCGGCCCCTCTGCAATGGACCATGCAACGCTCCTGGTCGAGCTTAGACCCCTTGTTCTCAAGCGAATTCGAAAGGAATCCACCCGGCAATCACTTCTGCGGGCCTGGGCCGATCTTCGATGGCTTGACGTCTGGGAAACGGGAGGGAGAGAGGTGGTTCGAGCGGAACTTCTCAAGATGCTCGAACGGGTCGCAACCGAGGAATGA